One Setaria viridis chromosome 5, Setaria_viridis_v4.0, whole genome shotgun sequence genomic region harbors:
- the LOC140222867 gene encoding uncharacterized protein: MVASLLATGKIAVLLNSVPRPWMQCRWVLRQGEPISPYLFLVITDLLHRMVVHQEVGPLHLLIDDLHCAVIQYADDTLILVWTEEDQVQWLKQVLDSFAAATGLHINYHESTFVPLHVDDGHAAELVAKLGCPVASFPQTYPGLSFSTA, encoded by the coding sequence ATGGTTGCCTCGCTCCTTGCCACGGGCAAGATCGCCGTCTTGCTGAACAGCGTCCCAAGACCCTGGATGCAGTGTCGTTGGGTCTTGAGGCAGGGTGAACCTATCAGTCCCTACCTGTTCCTTGTCATTACGGACTTGCTCCATAGGATGGTGGTGCACCAAGAAGTTGGGCCGCTACACCTGCTCATCGACGACCTCCACTGCGCCGTCATCCAGTACGCCGACGACACCTTGATCTTGGTCTGGACGGAGGAGGATCAGGTCCAGTGGTTGAAGCAGGTACTGGACTCTTTTGCAGCAGCAACTGGGCTCCACATCAACTACCACGAGAGTACCTTTGTCCCCCTCCATGTCGATGATGGGCACGCCGCCGAGCTGGTGGCCAAGCTCGGGTGCCCGGTGGCGTCCTTCCCTCAGACGTACCCGGGGCTGTCATTCTCCACCGCCTAG